The Metabacillus litoralis genome contains a region encoding:
- a CDS encoding sensor histidine kinase has protein sequence MLKKILMNMSFRTKILSTLLILTFVLSGFSLILVQSIDEVNQVSNKIKQKNIPELYWLSKWDEELSVKGIVVNDFLEENKCCELAVKYQSFENIEESESSYRSPKIPSSLNQINKRMELLDFMIVNNVQGLLDYHDQNGAKEFIKSNYLPQYNLLKEEIKKAKENTYSKLDGHSNEFSTIIKSSLWLLIFVTIVAICLSIIAAYRISSNLTKPVESMINKVDRIANGQYGLTLNSSEQAEFEQLTNSINQMSIKLKDSFNTILNDKLYREQILNSLPVGIITINDNSTEISVNKTATKILGMDEQQLKQQFVTQGDMRNESFWEILSSKTVYKLTKVPFITSEGTKLLLVSQAEMLNQQQQIIGRVKNFVDITETEELEKRINQSEKLAAVGEIAAGAAHEIRNPLAVVHGFLSLMNQSFSEKVKDQYHMPLIMKEIERINSIIEEMLLLSKPGAPIRRKIYLQNVMEEFLPLIIQSSEDIEFIIDLHPIQLSVDPKQIKQVFHNLIRNSIEAMGGKGAIHIYSELTESSYRIYLKDSGSGIPLDMQKTIFDPFVSSKENGTGLGLMIVRRIVENHQGMIFIQESSADGTIFVLDLPLNK, from the coding sequence GTGTTGAAAAAAATTTTAATGAATATGTCTTTTCGCACAAAAATTCTCTCAACCCTTCTCATACTAACCTTTGTGTTAAGTGGCTTTTCACTAATTCTTGTCCAATCGATAGATGAGGTAAATCAAGTTAGTAACAAAATAAAACAGAAGAATATCCCTGAATTGTATTGGCTCTCAAAGTGGGATGAAGAGTTAAGTGTTAAGGGAATAGTAGTCAACGATTTCTTGGAAGAAAACAAGTGCTGTGAGCTCGCCGTTAAGTATCAGTCGTTTGAAAACATAGAAGAAAGTGAATCTAGTTATAGATCTCCAAAAATTCCAAGTTCTCTTAATCAAATAAACAAGAGAATGGAACTACTAGATTTTATGATTGTTAATAATGTACAAGGTTTGTTAGATTATCATGATCAAAATGGCGCAAAGGAATTTATTAAATCGAACTATTTACCACAATATAATTTATTAAAAGAAGAGATTAAAAAGGCTAAGGAAAATACTTATTCAAAATTAGATGGTCATTCAAATGAGTTTTCAACGATCATAAAAAGCTCATTATGGTTATTAATCTTTGTTACGATAGTGGCTATTTGCTTATCTATCATTGCTGCTTATCGAATAAGTTCAAATCTGACAAAGCCTGTAGAATCAATGATAAACAAAGTGGATCGTATTGCCAATGGTCAATATGGGCTAACTTTAAACTCTTCAGAACAAGCTGAATTTGAACAGCTTACAAATTCGATTAATCAAATGTCTATAAAGTTGAAGGATTCCTTTAACACAATTCTGAATGACAAATTGTACAGGGAGCAAATACTAAATTCATTACCTGTTGGAATTATTACAATAAATGACAATTCTACTGAAATTTCAGTCAATAAGACTGCAACGAAAATATTAGGTATGGACGAGCAACAACTAAAACAGCAATTTGTCACACAAGGTGATATGAGGAATGAATCGTTTTGGGAGATACTATCTTCAAAAACGGTTTATAAACTTACGAAGGTTCCTTTTATCACGAGTGAAGGGACGAAGCTGCTACTGGTTTCACAAGCAGAAATGCTGAATCAACAACAACAAATTATAGGCAGAGTTAAAAACTTCGTTGATATTACTGAAACTGAAGAGTTGGAAAAAAGAATAAATCAATCTGAAAAATTAGCTGCAGTAGGAGAAATTGCTGCTGGTGCTGCACATGAGATTCGAAATCCTTTAGCAGTGGTACATGGATTTTTATCATTAATGAATCAGTCGTTTTCGGAAAAGGTAAAAGATCAGTATCATATGCCGCTAATTATGAAAGAGATTGAACGAATAAACAGTATTATTGAGGAAATGCTTCTTCTTTCTAAGCCAGGTGCACCAATAAGAAGAAAAATTTATCTTCAAAATGTTATGGAAGAATTTTTACCTCTTATCATCCAATCTTCTGAAGATATTGAATTTATCATTGACTTACATCCAATTCAACTATCCGTTGATCCAAAACAGATTAAGCAGGTTTTTCATAATCTTATTCGGAACAGTATTGAAGCAATGGGTGGTAAAGGTGCTATTCATATATATTCGGAGCTAACTGAAAGTTCATATCGAATTTATCTAAAGGATAGTGGATCTGGCATCCCATTGGATATGCAAAAAACAATATTTGATCCGTTTGTAAGCTCAAAAGAAAATGGAACAGGTCTAGGATTGATGATTGTTAGGAGAATTGTGGAAAATCATCAGGGTATGATCTTTATCCAGGAAAGCTCTGCAGATGGAACGATCTTTGTATTAGATCTTCCTCTAAATAAATAA
- a CDS encoding basic amino acid ABC transporter substrate-binding protein, whose product MKKGLFISVLMLSFLFLLAACGTSQETTSGEGSESGETEEKKTLRVVTDAAYAPFEYQDKGEIVGFDVDFIEAVAEEAGYEIEIEHVGWDPLFVEIKDEIADFGISAITINDDRKQTYDFSVPYFLSTNKILVPEGSDIASAADLEGKVVAVQAGTTGQEAVEGIMGKNNKNMKQFENNNLAIMELTSGGADAVVADNTVVEEYVKNNPDQKLTVVEDTESFASEYYGLMFPKGSELKAEFDEAINKVLDSGKYAEIYNEWFGSDPDVENLKAQQ is encoded by the coding sequence ATGAAAAAAGGGTTATTTATATCTGTCCTTATGCTTTCATTTTTGTTTTTGTTAGCAGCTTGTGGGACTAGTCAGGAAACAACTAGTGGTGAAGGAAGCGAATCAGGTGAAACGGAAGAGAAGAAAACATTAAGAGTTGTTACTGATGCTGCATATGCACCATTTGAGTATCAAGATAAAGGTGAAATTGTTGGATTTGATGTTGATTTTATTGAAGCAGTAGCTGAAGAAGCAGGTTATGAAATTGAAATTGAACATGTTGGCTGGGATCCTTTATTCGTTGAGATTAAAGATGAGATTGCGGATTTTGGGATATCTGCTATTACAATAAACGATGATCGTAAACAAACATATGACTTCTCTGTACCATACTTTTTATCAACAAACAAAATCTTAGTTCCTGAAGGCAGTGACATTGCATCTGCTGCAGACTTAGAAGGTAAAGTGGTAGCTGTTCAAGCAGGAACAACTGGTCAAGAAGCAGTTGAAGGAATTATGGGGAAAAACAATAAAAACATGAAACAATTTGAAAACAATAACTTAGCGATTATGGAGCTTACTAGCGGTGGTGCTGACGCAGTAGTTGCTGATAATACAGTTGTTGAAGAATATGTGAAAAATAATCCAGATCAAAAGTTAACGGTGGTTGAAGATACAGAAAGCTTTGCTTCTGAATACTATGGGTTAATGTTCCCGAAAGGTAGCGAACTTAAAGCTGAATTTGACGAAGCGATTAACAAAGTGCTAGACAGCGGGAAATATGCTGAAATCTATAACGAATGGTTCGGTTCAGATCCAGATGTTGAAAACTTAAAGGCACAGCAATAA
- a CDS encoding glutamine--tRNA ligase/YqeY domain fusion protein, translating into MEQNSSNFIKSIIKEDLETGKRDYVYTRFPPEPNGYLHIGHAKSIVINFGLADEFNGKTNLRFDDTNPLKEDTEFVESIKEDVAWLGYEWDGMFFASDYFEEMYNRAVLLINKGKAYVDDLTADEIREYRGTLTAPGKESPYRNRSIEENLDLFDRMRKGEFGNGEKVLRAKIDMSSPNINLRDPVIYRVSHATHHNTGDAWCIYPMYAFAHPLEDAIEGITHSLCTTEFEDQRPLYNWVIEECEMEHKPQQIEFGRLGITNTVMSKRKLKQLVDEKFVDGWDDPRMPTISGLRRKGYTPKAIREFVKETGVSKGVATVDEAMLEHFVREDLKLQSPRTMGVLKPLKVVITNYPEDQVEMLDAEINPEVPKMGTRQIPFSREIYIEQEDFMEDPPKKYFRLFPGNEVRLKHAYFIKCEDVIKDEDGNIVEIHCTYDPETKSGTGFTGRKVKGTLHWVDAKHSLPAEFRLYEPLILDKDKEETEVQEDPSEEKTFLDYVNQQSLEVLQGFIEPNMKDVQPHDKFQFFRHGYFNVDPKHTSEEKAVFNRIVSLKSSFKLK; encoded by the coding sequence TTGGAACAAAATTCCTCAAACTTTATTAAGAGCATAATTAAAGAGGATCTTGAAACGGGAAAACGTGACTATGTATACACTCGCTTCCCACCAGAGCCGAATGGATATCTACATATTGGTCATGCAAAATCAATTGTCATAAATTTTGGATTGGCAGATGAATTTAACGGGAAAACAAATTTGCGATTTGACGATACGAACCCTTTAAAGGAAGATACTGAGTTTGTTGAATCCATAAAAGAAGATGTTGCATGGCTTGGCTATGAATGGGACGGTATGTTTTTTGCGTCAGATTACTTTGAAGAAATGTACAATCGTGCTGTCCTTCTTATTAACAAAGGTAAAGCATACGTTGATGACTTAACCGCAGATGAAATAAGAGAATATCGTGGTACATTAACTGCACCTGGTAAGGAAAGTCCTTACCGCAATCGCTCAATTGAAGAAAATCTAGACCTGTTTGATCGCATGCGTAAAGGTGAGTTTGGAAACGGCGAAAAAGTACTTCGTGCCAAAATTGATATGTCATCACCAAATATTAACTTACGTGATCCTGTTATTTATCGTGTTTCACATGCTACACATCATAATACTGGTGACGCTTGGTGTATTTATCCGATGTATGCTTTTGCTCATCCATTAGAGGATGCAATCGAAGGAATTACACACTCACTATGTACAACTGAATTCGAGGATCAACGCCCTCTTTATAATTGGGTTATTGAAGAATGTGAAATGGAACATAAGCCACAGCAGATCGAATTTGGCCGCCTTGGCATTACAAACACTGTGATGAGTAAGCGTAAGTTAAAGCAGCTTGTTGACGAAAAGTTTGTTGATGGTTGGGATGATCCTCGTATGCCAACGATTTCCGGCTTACGTAGAAAAGGCTACACTCCTAAAGCAATCCGTGAATTTGTAAAAGAAACGGGTGTTTCAAAAGGTGTTGCAACGGTTGATGAAGCAATGCTTGAACATTTTGTTCGAGAAGATTTAAAGCTACAGTCACCACGTACTATGGGTGTTTTAAAGCCACTAAAGGTGGTCATTACTAACTACCCTGAAGATCAAGTAGAAATGCTTGATGCAGAAATTAACCCTGAGGTCCCTAAAATGGGAACAAGACAAATTCCATTTTCACGTGAAATATATATTGAACAAGAGGACTTTATGGAGGATCCTCCTAAGAAGTATTTCCGCTTGTTTCCAGGCAATGAAGTTCGCCTTAAGCATGCCTACTTTATTAAATGTGAAGATGTTATCAAAGATGAGGATGGTAACATTGTGGAAATCCATTGTACCTACGACCCTGAAACAAAGAGTGGAACTGGGTTTACAGGTCGTAAAGTAAAAGGAACTCTTCACTGGGTGGATGCAAAGCATTCATTACCGGCAGAGTTTCGCTTATACGAACCACTTATACTTGATAAAGATAAAGAAGAAACTGAGGTTCAAGAAGATCCATCAGAGGAAAAAACATTCCTTGATTATGTGAATCAACAATCTCTTGAGGTGCTACAAGGATTCATAGAGCCAAATATGAAAGATGTTCAGCCACATGATAAGTTTCAGTTTTTCCGTCACGGCTACTTTAATGTGGACCCGAAACATACTTCCGAAGAAAAAGCTGTGTTTAACCGAATTGTTTCTTTAAAGAGTTCATTTAAGTTAAAGTAA
- a CDS encoding sugar ABC transporter substrate-binding protein, which yields MKNRFFNAAFLLTIVLTLLVTGCSSNSGETESTQAKGNPEVSLENVPERFASGEGAKIKVIRKIGGDDHTAQFLAGAKEEGEALGFTVDVFTANGDTAKFHDAIAQGLEEDYDGFIISHGDDEATVDAVQKLVDAGKSVVTFDSNEGLAEIGGVTLTSQDDEALAKLALDQLVQDTNGEANIVYLWVDGFPPMVRRNAVYQDILANNPGIKEVERFGVAAPDTSVQTQNAVAAMLNKHPKGEIDAILATWDAFAIGAARAIKEAGRDEIKIYGIDVSNADLQEMQNEGSSWKYTAAVDPKLIGAVDMRLLAKKLAGEETPETYNLEASLISQEALLQSSEPINMVNLADTVEGWGQSTAFEEEWMKTLKEYYKK from the coding sequence ATGAAAAACAGATTTTTTAATGCAGCATTTCTTTTGACAATTGTGCTGACTTTACTTGTTACAGGTTGTTCTTCAAATAGTGGAGAAACTGAATCAACACAAGCAAAAGGAAATCCAGAAGTATCATTAGAGAATGTGCCAGAGCGTTTTGCAAGTGGTGAAGGTGCTAAAATCAAAGTTATCCGCAAAATCGGCGGAGATGATCATACAGCTCAATTTTTAGCAGGAGCTAAAGAAGAAGGGGAAGCTTTAGGTTTTACAGTTGATGTATTTACCGCAAACGGTGATACAGCTAAATTCCACGATGCTATTGCACAGGGCTTAGAGGAGGATTATGACGGTTTTATCATTTCACATGGAGATGATGAAGCAACTGTTGATGCTGTACAAAAGCTTGTTGATGCAGGAAAAAGTGTTGTTACATTTGATTCAAATGAAGGATTAGCTGAAATTGGTGGGGTAACATTAACTTCACAAGATGATGAGGCGTTAGCAAAGCTCGCGTTAGATCAATTAGTTCAAGATACAAACGGAGAAGCAAACATTGTTTACCTATGGGTTGACGGATTCCCACCAATGGTGAGAAGAAACGCAGTGTACCAAGATATTCTTGCTAACAATCCAGGTATTAAAGAAGTAGAACGTTTTGGAGTTGCAGCACCAGATACATCTGTTCAAACACAAAATGCTGTAGCAGCAATGTTGAACAAACATCCAAAAGGTGAAATTGATGCAATTCTTGCAACATGGGATGCTTTTGCAATAGGTGCAGCGCGTGCGATTAAAGAAGCAGGAAGAGATGAAATTAAGATTTATGGAATTGATGTTTCAAATGCTGATCTTCAAGAAATGCAAAATGAAGGAAGCTCTTGGAAGTACACAGCAGCTGTTGATCCGAAATTAATTGGTGCAGTTGATATGAGACTGTTAGCGAAAAAGCTTGCAGGAGAAGAAACACCAGAAACGTATAATCTTGAAGCTTCACTTATTTCACAGGAAGCATTGTTACAATCAAGTGAGCCAATTAATATGGTGAATCTAGCAGATACTGTGGAAGGCTGGGGCCAATCTACTGCATTTGAAGAAGAGTGGATGAAAACATTAAAAGAATATTATAAGAAATAA
- a CDS encoding ABC transporter permease → MADVNPVQSTNSKKSFDLFQFLYKYGTILTIFILIAVFAVSNPTFIQGNNIINILRSISIVTIIAIGITISLSVNGFDLSVGSVASLSNAIVISMFVWFSQNTFIAILSAIIASLIVGILNSFIIVKLKVPDMLLTLATMFIVQGIALTYTKGATVSQNMVMPDGTFATGMISPVFEKIGQVPWIIIIMIIVVVVVHVFLTYTKHGRYMYVIGGNIEAARLSGIPVNKYKVVAYLLSALFAAIGGIVLASRVMTAEINAGSPYLMDSVAAAFIGFSVLGAGKPNAFGTFVGAVLIGILQNGLVMMSVPYYAMDIVKGTVLAFALALTYYKQK, encoded by the coding sequence ATGGCAGATGTAAATCCTGTACAATCAACCAATTCAAAGAAATCATTTGATCTTTTTCAGTTTTTATATAAGTATGGAACCATTTTAACAATATTTATCTTAATAGCTGTTTTTGCTGTATCCAACCCAACATTTATTCAAGGAAATAACATAATTAATATCTTAAGATCCATATCCATTGTGACAATTATTGCAATTGGTATCACGATTTCTCTTTCTGTTAATGGTTTTGATTTATCTGTGGGATCTGTTGCTTCTTTATCAAATGCAATTGTTATTTCAATGTTTGTTTGGTTTTCACAAAACACATTCATTGCAATACTTTCTGCTATTATTGCATCTTTAATAGTTGGTATTTTGAACTCATTTATTATCGTAAAGTTAAAGGTGCCGGATATGTTACTAACTCTGGCCACTATGTTTATTGTTCAAGGTATTGCATTAACATATACAAAGGGTGCGACCGTTTCGCAAAACATGGTTATGCCTGATGGGACCTTTGCAACAGGTATGATCAGTCCTGTTTTTGAAAAGATTGGCCAAGTACCATGGATTATTATCATCATGATCATCGTGGTTGTTGTGGTACATGTTTTTCTAACCTATACAAAACATGGGCGCTATATGTATGTGATTGGGGGAAATATAGAAGCTGCGAGACTATCAGGAATACCTGTTAATAAATATAAAGTTGTAGCCTATCTTCTTTCAGCACTTTTTGCAGCAATTGGTGGTATTGTTTTGGCTTCAAGAGTCATGACTGCTGAAATAAATGCGGGTTCTCCCTACTTAATGGACTCTGTTGCGGCAGCATTTATCGGGTTCTCCGTTTTAGGAGCAGGAAAGCCAAATGCATTTGGAACATTTGTCGGAGCTGTTTTAATTGGAATCCTTCAAAATGGGCTTGTAATGATGTCAGTTCCTTATTATGCAATGGATATTGTAAAGGGAACAGTTCTTGCATTTGCCCTTGCACTAACTTACTATAAACAAAAATAA
- a CDS encoding sugar ABC transporter ATP-binding protein, translating into MNHSVLEMKKISIEFPGVKALDEVDFIMKSGTTHALIGANGAGKSTLMKVLSGSYSHYTGDILIDQINTIIKSPRDAQRNGIQIVHQEVDTALIPYLTVGENIMLTKTVNEMGKKQFIQWKKLHEQATTILNSLNIKVSSTKLVSELTLAEKQMVLIARTVSSDCKFLILDEPTAPLSHSETVELFRIVRELKEKNVGIIFISHRLPEIFEICDDISIMRNGKLVTHEKISETTPNRVVESMLGKELEEQFPIKAIHPGELLFEVNHLSDFDKLNSVSLQIRHGEIVGIAGLVGAGKTELCKALFGETKVKSGELKLKGKKLSISNPYQAVKSGIALVPEERRKEGILVQESVVTNLTAANLGAFTKPFSFLNRKAEKQKAVELIKSLGIKTPSEETKVQNLSGGNQQKIAIGKWLITDADVYIFDEPTKGVDVGAKKDIFDLISELASRGKAIIYASSELAEIIGITNRLYVLYDGQVAKELATDATNEEELLYYSTGGN; encoded by the coding sequence ATGAATCACTCCGTATTAGAAATGAAGAAAATTTCAATTGAATTTCCTGGTGTAAAAGCATTAGATGAGGTTGACTTTATTATGAAAAGTGGAACAACACATGCTTTAATTGGAGCGAACGGTGCTGGAAAATCAACACTAATGAAGGTGCTATCTGGTTCGTATTCTCACTATACCGGGGATATTTTAATCGATCAGATCAATACGATCATCAAATCACCTAGAGATGCTCAAAGAAATGGTATACAAATTGTCCATCAAGAAGTAGACACTGCCCTTATCCCTTATTTAACAGTTGGAGAAAATATTATGCTGACAAAGACTGTGAATGAAATGGGAAAGAAACAATTTATTCAATGGAAAAAGCTGCATGAACAAGCAACAACAATATTAAACAGCTTGAATATAAAAGTATCCTCCACGAAACTTGTTAGCGAATTAACTTTGGCTGAGAAGCAAATGGTTCTTATTGCAAGAACAGTTTCTTCGGATTGTAAATTTTTGATTTTAGATGAACCAACTGCACCATTAAGTCACTCTGAAACAGTGGAATTGTTCCGCATAGTTCGTGAACTAAAAGAGAAGAATGTTGGGATTATCTTTATATCCCATCGTCTTCCTGAAATTTTTGAAATATGTGATGACATTTCAATTATGAGAAATGGAAAGCTTGTAACTCACGAAAAGATAAGTGAAACAACACCTAATCGAGTAGTGGAAAGCATGCTAGGAAAAGAGCTAGAGGAGCAATTTCCTATAAAAGCAATTCATCCAGGAGAATTGCTCTTTGAAGTAAATCATTTAAGTGATTTTGACAAGCTGAATTCTGTTTCATTACAGATTCGTCATGGTGAGATTGTCGGGATCGCAGGTCTTGTAGGTGCAGGGAAGACAGAATTGTGCAAGGCATTATTTGGGGAGACAAAAGTAAAATCCGGTGAGTTAAAACTTAAAGGAAAGAAATTGTCAATCTCCAACCCATACCAAGCTGTAAAATCTGGAATTGCCTTAGTACCCGAAGAAAGGCGAAAAGAAGGCATTCTTGTTCAAGAGTCTGTTGTGACCAATTTAACTGCAGCGAATCTGGGGGCATTTACCAAGCCATTTAGCTTTTTGAATCGAAAAGCAGAAAAGCAAAAGGCAGTTGAGTTAATAAAAAGTTTAGGGATAAAAACGCCTTCAGAGGAAACAAAAGTGCAAAACTTATCTGGAGGTAATCAACAAAAAATCGCAATAGGTAAATGGCTAATAACCGACGCGGATGTCTATATTTTTGATGAACCAACTAAGGGTGTTGATGTTGGTGCTAAAAAAGATATCTTTGACCTAATCAGTGAGCTTGCGAGTAGAGGAAAAGCGATTATTTATGCATCTTCTGAATTGGCCGAGATTATAGGTATTACAAACAGATTATATGTCCTATATGATGGTCAAGTTGCTAAGGAATTAGCAACAGATGCAACGAATGAAGAAGAACTATTATATTATTCAACAGGAGGCAACTAG